From a region of the Nomascus leucogenys isolate Asia unplaced genomic scaffold, Asia_NLE_v1 Super-Scaffold_391, whole genome shotgun sequence genome:
- the SLFN11 gene encoding schlafen family member 11 isoform X1, whose translation MAANQYPLVVEPSYPDLVINVGEVTLGEENRRRLQKIQRDREKERVTRAACALLNSGGGVIQMAKKVEHPVEMGLDLEQSLRDLIQSSDLQAFFETKQQGRCFYIFVKSWSSGPFPEDGSVEPRLCSVSSSLHRRSETSVRSMDSREAFIFLKTKKRNAKILEEGPFHKIHKGIHQELPNSDPADPIFQKDYLEYGEILPFPESQLVEFKQFSTKHIQEYVKKTISEYVPAFANTKGGYLFIGVDDKSRKVLGCAKENVDPDSLRRKIEKAIYKLPCVHFCQPQCPITFALRIVDVLKRGELYGYACMIRVKPFCCAVFSEAPNSWIVEDKYICSLTTEKWVGMMTDTDPDLLQLSKDFECQLSLSSGPPLSRPVYSKKGLEHKKELQQLLFSVPPEYLQYTPESLWRDLTSEHEGLEELINEQMQPFFRGILIFSRSWAVDLNLQEKPGVICDALLIAQNSTPILYTVLREQDAEGQDYCTRTAFTLKQKLVNVGGYTGKVCVRAKVLCLSPESSAEALEAAVSPMDYPASYSLAGIQHMEALLQSLVIVLLGFRSLLSDQLHCEVLNLLTAQQYEIFSRSLRKNRELFVHGLPGSGKTIMAMKIMEKIRNVFHCEEKRILYVCENQPLRNFISHKNICQAETRKTFLRENFEHIQHIVIDEAQNFRTEDGDWYGKAKTITRRAKDGPGILWIFLDYFQTSHLDCSGLPPLSDQYPREELTRIVRNADPIAKYLQKEMQVIRNNPSFNIPTGSLEVLLEAEWSQGVQGTLQIKKHMTVEQIMTYVADTCRLLFERGYSPTDVAVLVSTAKEVEHYKYELLKAMRKKRVVQLSDACDMLGDHIVLDSVRRFSGLERNIVFGIHPRTADPAILPNILICLASRAKQHLYIFPWGGH comes from the exons ATGGCGGCAAATCAGTACCCCCTGGTGGTGGAACCATCTTACCCAGACCTGGTCATCAATGTAGGAGAAGTGACTCttggagaagaaaacagaagaaggcTGCAGAAAATTCAGAGAGACCGAGAGAAGGAGAGAGTTACACGGGCTGCATGTGCTTTATTAAACTCAGGAGGAGGAGTGATTCAGATGGCCAAGAAGGTTGAGCATCCTGTGGAGATGGGACTGGATTTAGAACAGTCTTTGAGAGACCTTATTCAGTCTTCAGATCTGCAGGCTTTCTTTGAGACCAAGCAACAAGGAAggtgtttttacatttttgttaaatcTTGGAGCAGTGGCCCTTTCCCTGAAGATGGCTCTGTCGAGCCCCGCCTTTGCAGCGTCAGTTCTTCATTACACCGTAGATCTGAGACCTCTGTGCGTTCCATGGACTCAAGAGAGGCATTCATTTTCCTGAAGACCAAGAAAAGGAATGCAAAAATCTTGGAAGAAGGACCTTTTCACAAAATTCACAAGGGTATACACCAAGAGCTCCCTAACTCGGATCCTGCTGACCCAATTTTCCAAAAAGACTATCTtgaatatggtgaaatcctgccctTTCCTGAGTCTCAATTAGTAGAGTTTAAACAGTTCTCTACAAAACACATCCAAGAATATgtaaaaaagacaatttcagaatACGTCCCTGCATTTGCAAACACTAAAGGAGGCTATCTTTTTATTGGAGTGGATGATAAGAGTAGGAAAGTCCTGGGATGTGCAAAAGAAAATGTTGACCCTGACTCTTtgagaaggaaaatagaaaaagcaatataCAAACTACCTTGTGTTCATTTTTGCCAACCCCAATGCCCGATAACCTTCGCACTCAGAATTGTGGATGTGTTAAAACGGGGAGAGCTCTATGGCTATGCTTGTATGATCAGAGTAAAGCCATTCTGCTGTGCAGTGTTCTCAGAAGCTCCCAATTCATGGATAGTGGAGGACAAGTACATCTGCAGCCTGACAACCGAGAAATGGGTAGGCATGATGACAGACACAGATCCAG atcTTCTACAGTTGTCTAAAGATTTTGAATGTCAGCTGAGTCTATCTAGTGGGCCTCCCCTTAGCAGACCAGTGTACTCCAAGAAAGGCCTGGAACATAAAAAGGAACTCcagcaacttttattttcag TCCCACCAGAATATTTGCAATATACTCCAGAGTCACTCTGGAGGGACCTGACCTCAGAGCATGAAGGACTAGAGGAGTTAATAAATGAGCAAATGCAACCTTTCTTTCGGGGAATTTTGATCTTCTCTAGAAGCTGGGCTGTGGACCTGAACTTGCAGGAGAAGCCAGGAGTCATCTGTGATGCTCTGCTGATAGCACAGAACAGCACCCCCATTCTCTACACCGTTCTCAGGGAGCAGGATGCAGAGGGCCAGGACTACTGCACTCGCACCGCCTTTACTTTGAAGCAGAAGCTGGTGAATGTGGGGGGCTACACCGGGAAGGTGTGTGTTAGGGCCAAGGTCCTCTGCCTGAGTCCTGAGAGCAGCGCAGAGGCCTTGGAGGCTGCAGTGTCTCCGATGGATTATCCTGCGTCCTATAGCCTTGCAGGCATCCAACACATGGAAGCCCTGCTGCAGTCCCTCGTGATTGTCCTACTCGGCTTCAGGTCTCTCTTGAGTGACCAGCTCCACTGTGAGGTTTTAAATCTGCTCACGGCCCAGCAGTATGAGATATTCTCCAGAAGCCTCCGCAAGAACAGAGAATTGTTTGTCCACGGCTTACCTGGCTCAGGGAAGACCATCATGGCCATGAAGATCATGGAGAAGATCAGGAATGTGTTTCACTGTGAGGAAAAGAGAATTCTTTACGTTTGTGAAAACCAGCCTCTGAGGAACTTTATCAG tCATAAAAATATCTGCCAAGCAGAGACCCGGAAAACTTTCCTAAGAGAAAACTTTGAACACATTCAACACATCGTCATTGATGAAGCTCAGAATTTCCGTACTGAAGATGGGGACTGGTATGGGAAGGCAAAAACCATCACTCGGAGAGCAAAGGATGGCCCAGGAATTCTCTGGATCTTTCTGGACTACTTTCAGACCAGCCACTTGGATTGCAGTGGCCTCCCCCCTCTCTCAGACCAGTATCCAAGAGAAGAGCTCACCAGAATAGTTCGCAATGCAGATCCAATAGCCAAGTACttacaaaaagaaatgcaagtaaTTAGAAATAATCCTTCATTTAACATCCCCACTGGGTCCCTTGAAGTACTTCTTGAAGCCGAATGGTCCCAGGGTGTTCAGGGAACCTTGCAAATTAAGAAACACATGACTGTGGAGCAAATAATGACCTATGTGGCAGACACCTGCAGGCTTCTCTTTGAAAGGGGCTATTCTCCAACGGATGTCGCCGTGCTTGTCAGCACTGCAAAAGAAGTGGAGCACTATAAGTATGAGCTCTTGAAAGCAATGAGGAAGAAAAGGGTTGTGCAGCTCAGTGATGCATGTGATATGCTGGGTGATCACATTGTGTTGGACAGTGTCCGGCGATTCTCAGGCCTGGAAAGGAACATAGTGTTTGGGATCCATCCAAGGACAGCTGACCCAGCTATCTTACCCAATATTCTGATCTGTCTGGCTTCCAGGGCAAAACAACACCTGTATATTTTTCCGTGGGGTGGCCATTAG
- the SLFN11 gene encoding schlafen family member 11 isoform X2 codes for MAANQYPLVVEPSYPDLVINVGEVTLGEENRRRLQKIQRDREKERVTRAACALLNSGGGVIQMAKKVEHPVEMGLDLEQSLRDLIQSSDLQAFFETKQQGRCFYIFVKSWSSGPFPEDGSVEPRLCSVSSSLHRRSETSVRSMDSREAFIFLKTKKRNAKILEEGPFHKIHKGIHQELPNSDPADPIFQKDYLEYGEILPFPESQLVEFKQFSTKHIQEYVKKTISEYVPAFANTKGGYLFIGVDDKSRKVLGCAKENVDPDSLRRKIEKAIYKLPCVHFCQPQCPITFALRIVDVLKRGELYGYACMIRVKPFCCAVFSEAPNSWIVEDKYICSLTTEKWVGMMTDTDPEWPATLSKDFECQLSLSSGPPLSRPVYSKKGLEHKKELQQLLFSVPPEYLQYTPESLWRDLTSEHEGLEELINEQMQPFFRGILIFSRSWAVDLNLQEKPGVICDALLIAQNSTPILYTVLREQDAEGQDYCTRTAFTLKQKLVNVGGYTGKVCVRAKVLCLSPESSAEALEAAVSPMDYPASYSLAGIQHMEALLQSLVIVLLGFRSLLSDQLHCEVLNLLTAQQYEIFSRSLRKNRELFVHGLPGSGKTIMAMKIMEKIRNVFHCEEKRILYVCENQPLRNFISHKNICQAETRKTFLRENFEHIQHIVIDEAQNFRTEDGDWYGKAKTITRRAKDGPGILWIFLDYFQTSHLDCSGLPPLSDQYPREELTRIVRNADPIAKYLQKEMQVIRNNPSFNIPTGSLEVLLEAEWSQGVQGTLQIKKHMTVEQIMTYVADTCRLLFERGYSPTDVAVLVSTAKEVEHYKYELLKAMRKKRVVQLSDACDMLGDHIVLDSVRRFSGLERNIVFGIHPRTADPAILPNILICLASRAKQHLYIFPWGGH; via the exons ATGGCGGCAAATCAGTACCCCCTGGTGGTGGAACCATCTTACCCAGACCTGGTCATCAATGTAGGAGAAGTGACTCttggagaagaaaacagaagaaggcTGCAGAAAATTCAGAGAGACCGAGAGAAGGAGAGAGTTACACGGGCTGCATGTGCTTTATTAAACTCAGGAGGAGGAGTGATTCAGATGGCCAAGAAGGTTGAGCATCCTGTGGAGATGGGACTGGATTTAGAACAGTCTTTGAGAGACCTTATTCAGTCTTCAGATCTGCAGGCTTTCTTTGAGACCAAGCAACAAGGAAggtgtttttacatttttgttaaatcTTGGAGCAGTGGCCCTTTCCCTGAAGATGGCTCTGTCGAGCCCCGCCTTTGCAGCGTCAGTTCTTCATTACACCGTAGATCTGAGACCTCTGTGCGTTCCATGGACTCAAGAGAGGCATTCATTTTCCTGAAGACCAAGAAAAGGAATGCAAAAATCTTGGAAGAAGGACCTTTTCACAAAATTCACAAGGGTATACACCAAGAGCTCCCTAACTCGGATCCTGCTGACCCAATTTTCCAAAAAGACTATCTtgaatatggtgaaatcctgccctTTCCTGAGTCTCAATTAGTAGAGTTTAAACAGTTCTCTACAAAACACATCCAAGAATATgtaaaaaagacaatttcagaatACGTCCCTGCATTTGCAAACACTAAAGGAGGCTATCTTTTTATTGGAGTGGATGATAAGAGTAGGAAAGTCCTGGGATGTGCAAAAGAAAATGTTGACCCTGACTCTTtgagaaggaaaatagaaaaagcaatataCAAACTACCTTGTGTTCATTTTTGCCAACCCCAATGCCCGATAACCTTCGCACTCAGAATTGTGGATGTGTTAAAACGGGGAGAGCTCTATGGCTATGCTTGTATGATCAGAGTAAAGCCATTCTGCTGTGCAGTGTTCTCAGAAGCTCCCAATTCATGGATAGTGGAGGACAAGTACATCTGCAGCCTGACAACCGAGAAATGGGTAGGCATGATGACAGACACAGATCCAG aatGGCCGGCCACC TTGTCTAAAGATTTTGAATGTCAGCTGAGTCTATCTAGTGGGCCTCCCCTTAGCAGACCAGTGTACTCCAAGAAAGGCCTGGAACATAAAAAGGAACTCcagcaacttttattttcag TCCCACCAGAATATTTGCAATATACTCCAGAGTCACTCTGGAGGGACCTGACCTCAGAGCATGAAGGACTAGAGGAGTTAATAAATGAGCAAATGCAACCTTTCTTTCGGGGAATTTTGATCTTCTCTAGAAGCTGGGCTGTGGACCTGAACTTGCAGGAGAAGCCAGGAGTCATCTGTGATGCTCTGCTGATAGCACAGAACAGCACCCCCATTCTCTACACCGTTCTCAGGGAGCAGGATGCAGAGGGCCAGGACTACTGCACTCGCACCGCCTTTACTTTGAAGCAGAAGCTGGTGAATGTGGGGGGCTACACCGGGAAGGTGTGTGTTAGGGCCAAGGTCCTCTGCCTGAGTCCTGAGAGCAGCGCAGAGGCCTTGGAGGCTGCAGTGTCTCCGATGGATTATCCTGCGTCCTATAGCCTTGCAGGCATCCAACACATGGAAGCCCTGCTGCAGTCCCTCGTGATTGTCCTACTCGGCTTCAGGTCTCTCTTGAGTGACCAGCTCCACTGTGAGGTTTTAAATCTGCTCACGGCCCAGCAGTATGAGATATTCTCCAGAAGCCTCCGCAAGAACAGAGAATTGTTTGTCCACGGCTTACCTGGCTCAGGGAAGACCATCATGGCCATGAAGATCATGGAGAAGATCAGGAATGTGTTTCACTGTGAGGAAAAGAGAATTCTTTACGTTTGTGAAAACCAGCCTCTGAGGAACTTTATCAG tCATAAAAATATCTGCCAAGCAGAGACCCGGAAAACTTTCCTAAGAGAAAACTTTGAACACATTCAACACATCGTCATTGATGAAGCTCAGAATTTCCGTACTGAAGATGGGGACTGGTATGGGAAGGCAAAAACCATCACTCGGAGAGCAAAGGATGGCCCAGGAATTCTCTGGATCTTTCTGGACTACTTTCAGACCAGCCACTTGGATTGCAGTGGCCTCCCCCCTCTCTCAGACCAGTATCCAAGAGAAGAGCTCACCAGAATAGTTCGCAATGCAGATCCAATAGCCAAGTACttacaaaaagaaatgcaagtaaTTAGAAATAATCCTTCATTTAACATCCCCACTGGGTCCCTTGAAGTACTTCTTGAAGCCGAATGGTCCCAGGGTGTTCAGGGAACCTTGCAAATTAAGAAACACATGACTGTGGAGCAAATAATGACCTATGTGGCAGACACCTGCAGGCTTCTCTTTGAAAGGGGCTATTCTCCAACGGATGTCGCCGTGCTTGTCAGCACTGCAAAAGAAGTGGAGCACTATAAGTATGAGCTCTTGAAAGCAATGAGGAAGAAAAGGGTTGTGCAGCTCAGTGATGCATGTGATATGCTGGGTGATCACATTGTGTTGGACAGTGTCCGGCGATTCTCAGGCCTGGAAAGGAACATAGTGTTTGGGATCCATCCAAGGACAGCTGACCCAGCTATCTTACCCAATATTCTGATCTGTCTGGCTTCCAGGGCAAAACAACACCTGTATATTTTTCCGTGGGGTGGCCATTAG